A genomic region of Papaver somniferum cultivar HN1 chromosome 7, ASM357369v1, whole genome shotgun sequence contains the following coding sequences:
- the LOC113299725 gene encoding E3 ubiquitin-protein ligase At1g63170-like isoform X1 — MMAVPPLEPHSEVQTDRYPLLMERSENRDADHIIDIERRSDTSSSSSSSLDDTSSPGPNRHHDEERASSSSAWPISQSSLASSNGANSRNSSFIRRSEGYGRRRRSPLNSGLWISIELVVTLSQIIASIVVLSLSRHENPQAPLFAWVIGYASGCVATLPLLYWRFLHRNQGTEQDATQARQDASQSNPPLEPSPFAAISVLRGTDEEDHQTAVTSARNAQSVRISARVNVLVDHFKMALDCFFAVWFVVGNVWIFGGHSSSAEAPNLYRLCIVFLTFSCIGYAMPFILCATICCCLPCIISILGFREDLNHTRGAAAETINVLPTYKFKMKKNGDGDDRDTNVEGVGEGGGTLAAGTEKERIISGEDAVCCICLARYADNEELRELPCAHFFHVDCVDKWLKINALCPLCKCEIGENSGNVQTSAVNPSHQRQSERRVSNGSTEGDAAYGTTGMF; from the exons ATG ATGGCCGTTCCCCCGCTGGAACCACATTCTGAAGTCCAAACTGATAGGTACCCGTTGCTAATGGAGAGGTCAGAGAACCGTGACGCTGACCACATTATTGACATTGAAAGGAGGTCTGACACATCTTCATCGTCGAGCTCTTCTCTTGATGATACATCTTCTCCAGGTCCAAATCGTCATCATGATGAGGAAAGAGCTTCCTCAAGCAGTGCGTGGCCCATTTCCcaatcttctctagcttcatcaaatggtgcaaactctagaaactcctcGTTTATAAGGAGAAGTGAAGGGTACGGCCGTCGACGCAGGAGCCCGTTAAATTCTGGATTGTGGATATCAATTGAACTGGTTGTTACTTTGAGTCAGATTATTGCCTCCATCGTTGTTTTATCTTTATCGAGACATGAGAACCCTCAAGCCCCATTGTTTGCATGGGTTATTGGTTATGCGTCTGGATGTGTTGCTACCCTTCCGCTCCTGTATTGGCGTTTTTTACACCGCAACCAGGGCACTGAACAAGATGCGACACAAGCACGCCAGGATGCCTCCCAAAGTAATCCTCCTCTTGAACCTTCTCCTTTTGCGGCTATTTCCGTTTTGCGAGGCACAGATGAGGAGGATCACCAAACTGCTGTTACATCTGCAAGAAATGCGCAAAGCGTGAGAATAAGTGCAAG GGTCAATGTACTAGTAGACCATTTCAAGATGGCATTGGATTGCTTCTTTGCGGTGTGGTTTGTAGTTGGCAATGTCTGGATATTTGGAGGGCACTCTTCTTCAGCTGAGGCGCCCAACTTGTACAG GTTGTGTATAGTGTTTCTTACCTTTAGCTGTATTGGGTACGCCATGCCGTTCATTCTGTGTGCAACGATCTGTTGCTGCTTGCCTTGTATAATATCCATTCTGGGTTTCCGTGAAGATCTAAATCATACTAGAGGAGCTGCCGCAGAAACCATCAATGTTCTACCAACatacaagttcaaaatgaagaaAAACGGAGATGGAGATGATCGGGACACTAATGTGGAAGGAGTTGGTGAGGGTGGTGGGACGTTAGCAGCTGGAACCGAAAAAGAGCGTATCATCTCAGGGGAAGATGCA GTATGTTGCATTTGCTTAGCAAGGTATGCAGATAACGAAGAACTGAGGGAGCTTCCCTGTGCCCATTTTTTTCATGTGGATTGTGTAGACAAATGGTTAAAGATAAATGCTTTGTGCCCCCTCTGCAAGTGTGAGATCGGGGAGAACAGTGGGAACGTGCAGACATCTGCAGTAAATCCCAGCCATCAGCGCCAGAGTGAAAGAAGGGTCAGTAATGGATCTACAGAAGGAGATGCAGCATATGGGACCACCGGTATGTTTTAA
- the LOC113299725 gene encoding E3 ubiquitin-protein ligase At1g63170-like isoform X2, producing MAVPPLEPHSEVQTDRYPLLMERSENRDADHIIDIERRSDTSSSSSSSLDDTSSPGPNRHHDEERASSSSAWPISQSSLASSNGANSRNSSFIRRSEGYGRRRRSPLNSGLWISIELVVTLSQIIASIVVLSLSRHENPQAPLFAWVIGYASGCVATLPLLYWRFLHRNQGTEQDATQARQDASQSNPPLEPSPFAAISVLRGTDEEDHQTAVTSARNAQSVRISARVNVLVDHFKMALDCFFAVWFVVGNVWIFGGHSSSAEAPNLYRLCIVFLTFSCIGYAMPFILCATICCCLPCIISILGFREDLNHTRGAAAETINVLPTYKFKMKKNGDGDDRDTNVEGVGEGGGTLAAGTEKERIISGEDAVCCICLARYADNEELRELPCAHFFHVDCVDKWLKINALCPLCKCEIGENSGNVQTSAVNPSHQRQSERRVSNGSTEGDAAYGTTGMF from the exons ATGGCCGTTCCCCCGCTGGAACCACATTCTGAAGTCCAAACTGATAGGTACCCGTTGCTAATGGAGAGGTCAGAGAACCGTGACGCTGACCACATTATTGACATTGAAAGGAGGTCTGACACATCTTCATCGTCGAGCTCTTCTCTTGATGATACATCTTCTCCAGGTCCAAATCGTCATCATGATGAGGAAAGAGCTTCCTCAAGCAGTGCGTGGCCCATTTCCcaatcttctctagcttcatcaaatggtgcaaactctagaaactcctcGTTTATAAGGAGAAGTGAAGGGTACGGCCGTCGACGCAGGAGCCCGTTAAATTCTGGATTGTGGATATCAATTGAACTGGTTGTTACTTTGAGTCAGATTATTGCCTCCATCGTTGTTTTATCTTTATCGAGACATGAGAACCCTCAAGCCCCATTGTTTGCATGGGTTATTGGTTATGCGTCTGGATGTGTTGCTACCCTTCCGCTCCTGTATTGGCGTTTTTTACACCGCAACCAGGGCACTGAACAAGATGCGACACAAGCACGCCAGGATGCCTCCCAAAGTAATCCTCCTCTTGAACCTTCTCCTTTTGCGGCTATTTCCGTTTTGCGAGGCACAGATGAGGAGGATCACCAAACTGCTGTTACATCTGCAAGAAATGCGCAAAGCGTGAGAATAAGTGCAAG GGTCAATGTACTAGTAGACCATTTCAAGATGGCATTGGATTGCTTCTTTGCGGTGTGGTTTGTAGTTGGCAATGTCTGGATATTTGGAGGGCACTCTTCTTCAGCTGAGGCGCCCAACTTGTACAG GTTGTGTATAGTGTTTCTTACCTTTAGCTGTATTGGGTACGCCATGCCGTTCATTCTGTGTGCAACGATCTGTTGCTGCTTGCCTTGTATAATATCCATTCTGGGTTTCCGTGAAGATCTAAATCATACTAGAGGAGCTGCCGCAGAAACCATCAATGTTCTACCAACatacaagttcaaaatgaagaaAAACGGAGATGGAGATGATCGGGACACTAATGTGGAAGGAGTTGGTGAGGGTGGTGGGACGTTAGCAGCTGGAACCGAAAAAGAGCGTATCATCTCAGGGGAAGATGCA GTATGTTGCATTTGCTTAGCAAGGTATGCAGATAACGAAGAACTGAGGGAGCTTCCCTGTGCCCATTTTTTTCATGTGGATTGTGTAGACAAATGGTTAAAGATAAATGCTTTGTGCCCCCTCTGCAAGTGTGAGATCGGGGAGAACAGTGGGAACGTGCAGACATCTGCAGTAAATCCCAGCCATCAGCGCCAGAGTGAAAGAAGGGTCAGTAATGGATCTACAGAAGGAGATGCAGCATATGGGACCACCGGTATGTTTTAA